The following are encoded in a window of Harmonia axyridis chromosome 7, icHarAxyr1.1, whole genome shotgun sequence genomic DNA:
- the LOC123684714 gene encoding leucine-rich PPR motif-containing protein, mitochondrial, translating to MASILRSSKFARYVVGFARNVVVNTPREFDGNFVNATQCLCGAVTTQFSSQAALNHEQNLEKSLKRLDQDVRKSGRISKRDIEDVLEEIRYSRSATTSQSLLVIRCCGNLVPEELPEVRTKLVKEIWNTLNKLNIPMDVSHYNALLRVYIENEHEFSPVEFLSEMKEKNIEPNRVTYQRLILQYCLKGDIEGATNILEHMKQQQLPVNETVFNALIIGHSNLNDMESARDVLNLMAQAGLQPSADTYTTLLCGYAKQGDIEIMKKIIDECESKEIYLLDKDFLEIASSLALNGHEEHLPVILEKIRKTVGYNQDAVNTILSLVNKAKEKPAYEILKTMSRNYNPDGTPIPSGAFFIKQLLKMRRPIQGIIELCDRMQADGLIEKPLSFALELSIEKGYEESAYSLMEELQKRGQEIKPHFFWPLIRLRSKDEGNQAVVRVLKKMKSMGVYLSNETIKDYVVPSLKGDISDTIKILTDLDISVGSSALTIAITLLKQNRIKDVSWLTTKIPAYYMPELIARPLSSAFYKTNDLDSYITIVREIYENLDRRVNVIKKGSLEFLSKPEMIGNLIADLMYNKNNFPQVIESVLVKLKEHGLSISTEVAEKIQESLGDKVNDQISSLLASLSSGELVPTSLARKPPIYTPSHQMNIPQLEKLIENCSSKNIDVRGLKRQLFTLYYRARELEKTEVLLEDLKKTQNFFFTPGIYAQLVDLYAYHDNLEKAEYYLEQLKETEKENLSLSDTKILRYAYLLNKSGRFEDAIKFLEETMRDRATGEEEKNFVYVSLAWRFMNSIAEKGNVEDLDRLFNLLVSKEYVAVNNVLLGPLIKVHLINNDLDKALMKFEEIVNVYKATPWKNELACRLIQAEDAEKLQKLTDLSTMVHGEINSLYDLVFSFIECGRIRQARRILETPGLHNRPLRFNTACERYRQEGKVKPLEHLKDATKDMNHIDRSEIYYQLLLSYIKEDDSEKACGLWTQMQEENLPPSDLFLITLSEYMQKKGIEVPFIIPEPKKTVKSEDMIKKTPLQIFRNLLKSDKCLEAFGYRKNVNDIWNNLESSELLEKLIQHNELDKAFTLIMELMNKNSIPINRVFKFAMNRFAIAGKVDEIVTIGNKLNMDMKKIISYDNRLCHATVVSGGAADYLDKLEKEIDSANSEEELKKLNEKFPRGGAYGILDHNPELLEKYETVAKKYAKKGLLAPINILWTHHFTKGNFENAKELWNNYLQGSSRIMFQRVVQVARNLQNEEIIKNLIEHLKTSNITEGALGNVYSCLIDIKYAKGPAKEVIEIFENALKDVSVDHMNRTAVLRVKNCFDQLGKPFNHKIPIKNKNINTSSSSSSESDK from the exons ATGGCTTCAATTCTAAGATCGTCCAAATTTGCTAGATATGTTGTAGGTTTTGCCCGTAATGTTGTTGTCAACACTCCAAGggaatttgatggaaatttcgTTAATGCCACTCAATGTTTGTGCGGAGCTGTAACTAC gcaATTTTCATCACAAGCCGCTTTAAATCACgaacaaaatttggaaaaaagtttAAAAAGATTAGATCAAGATGTTAGAAAATCCGGAAGAATATCGAAACGTGACATTGAAGATGTCTTGGAGGAAATTCGATACAGCCGTTCAGCAACAACATCACAATCTCTACTTGTTATCAGATGTTGCGGTAACTTAGTTCCAGAAGAATTACCAGAAGTGAGAACAAAACTAGTCAAAGAAATTTGGAATACATTGAACAAATTGAATATACCAATGGATGTATCTCACTACAATGCACTTTTAAGGGTTTATATAGAAAATGAACATGAGTTTTCACCTGTAGAATTTCTATctgaaatgaaggaaaaaaatattgaaccaaATAGAGTAACTTACCAACGTCTGATTTTACAGTATTGTCTTAAGGGAGATATCGAGGGAGCTACAAATATATTAGAACATATGAAACAACAACAATTGCCAGTAAATGAGACTGTATTCAATGCTCTCATTATTGGACATTCAAATTTGAA CGATATGGAATCAGCTAGAGACGTTTTGAATTTGATGGCACAAGCAGGTCTTCAGCCCAGTGCAGATACTTACACAACTTTACTTTGTGGATATGCCAAACAAGGGGATATTGagatcatgaaaaaaattattgacgaATGTGAATCTAAAGAAATATACCTACTTGATAAAGATTTCTTAGAAATTGCTTCTTCTCTTGCCTTAAATGGCCATGAGGAACATTTACCtgtaattttggaaaaaattcgaaaaactgTTGGTTATAATCAGGATGCAGTTAACACGATATTAAGTTTGGTGAATAAGGCAAAAGAAAAACCTgcttatgaaattttgaaaacaatgaGTAGAAATTATAATCCAGATGGTACTCCAATACCAAGTGGTGCTTTTTTTATTAAGCAATTATTAAAAATGAGACGACCAATCCAAGGTATCATAGAATTATGTGACAGAATGCAAGCTGATGGATTGATAGAGAAACCTCTATCATTCGCCCTAGAATTATCTATCGAGAAAGGCTATGAAGAATCTGCCTATTCGTTAATGGAAGAACTTCAAAAACGTGGTCAAGAAATAAAACCTCACTTTTTCTGGCCTCTTATTCGTTTAAGATCTAAAGATGAGGGAAACCAAGCCGTTGTTAGagttctgaaaaaaatgaagagtaTGGGAGTTTATCTCAGTAATGAAACTATAAAAGATTATGTCGTTCCAAGTTTGAAAGGAGATATTAGTgatacaataaaaattttaacagATTTAGATATATCCGTAGGAAGTAGTGCCCTAACTATAGCTATCACTCTATTAAAACAGAACAGAATTAAAGATGTTTCTTGGTTAACTACAAAAATACCAGCTTATTATATGCCAGAACTTATTGCTCGTCCTTTATCTTCAGCTTTTTATAAAACAAATGATTTAGATTCATATATTACAATTGTTAGAGAAATTTATGAGAATTTAGACAGAAGAGTCAACGTCATCAAGAAAGGAAGCTTAGAATTCTTGAGTAAACCAGAAATGATTGGCAATCTAATAGCTGATTTAATGTATAACAAAAATAACTTTCCACAAGTAATAGAGAGTGTTTTGGTGAAATTGAAAGAACATGGTTTGAGTATTTCAACGGAGGtagcagaaaaaattcaagaatcatTAGGAGATAAAGTTAATgaccaaatttcatctttaCTAGCATCATTGAGTTCTGGTGAGCTAGTTCCTACTTCTTTAGCTCGAAAACCTCCAATATATACGCCGTCTCATCAAATGAATATTCCACAACTGGAAAAACTTATTGAGAATTGTTCATCTAAAAACATAGATGTGAGAGGATTGAAGAGGCAACTATTTACTCTTTATTATCGTGCCAGAGAATTGGAAAAGACTGAAGTTCTTCTAGAGGATTTGAAAAAGACACAAAATTTCTTTTTCACTCCAGGCATATATGCCCAATTGGTGGACTTGTATGCTTATCATGATAACTTGGAAAAAGCAGAATATTATTTAGAGCAACTTAAGGAAACTGAAAAAGAAAACCTCAGTCTGAGCGATACAAAAATTCTTCGTTATGCTTATCTTCTCAATAAAAGTGGAAGATTTGAGGATGCAAttaaatttttggaagaaactaTGAGGGATCGTGCTACAGGCGAAGAAgagaaaaattttgtttatgtATCTTTAGCTTGGCGATTTATGAATTCTATAGCAGAAAAGGGTAATGTTGAAGATTTAGACAGATTATTCAACCTTTTAGTGTCAAAGGAATATGTTGCTGTAAATAATGTGTTACTTGGTCCCCTAATAAAAGTTCATTTAATCAACAATGATCTAGATAAAGCGCTTATGAAGTTTGAGGAAATCGTAAATGTATACAAAGCAACACCTTGGAAAAATGAATTGGCATGTAGGTTAATCCAAGCAGAAGATGcagaaaaacttcaaaaattaactGACTTAAGTACCATGGTTCACGGAGAAATCAACAGTTTATACGATTTAGTGTTTTCATTCATCGAATGTGGTCGTATCAGACAAGCTAGAAGAATATTAGAAACACCTGGTCTGCATAACAGACCTCTAAGGTTCAATACAGCTTGTGAACGCTATAGACAGGAAGGTAAGGTAAAGCCTCTAGAACACTTGAAGGATGCCACAAAGGACATGAATCATATAGATAGATCCGaaatttattatcaattattattgaGTTATATCAAAGAAGACGACTCAGAAAAAGCGTGTGGACTATGGACTCAGATGCAAGAAGAAAATTTACCACCTTCAGATTTATTCCTAATTACTCTTTCTGAATACATGCAAAAAAAAGGTATAGAGGTACCATTCATCATTCCTGAACCAAAGAAAACTGTTAAAAGCGAGGATATGATAAAGAAAACTCCTTTGCAAATCTTTAGAAACTTGTTGAAATCTGACAAATGTCTAGAAGCATTTGGATACAGAAAAAATGTAAATGATATCTGGAATAATTTGGAATCTTCTGAATTGTTAGAAAAGCTTATTCAGCATAATGAATTAGACAAAGCATTTACCCTTATAATGGAATTAATGAACAAGAACAGTATTCCCATCAATAGGGTTTTTAAATTTGCTATGAATAGGTTTGCTATAGCCggtaaagttgatgaaattgtaACTATTGGAAATAAGTTAAATAtggatatgaaaaaaatcatatcttATGATAATCGCTTATGTCACGCAACTGTTGTTAGTGGTGGAGCTGCAGATTATCTTGACAAATTAGAGAAGGAAATAGATAGTGCTAACTCGGAAGAAGAACTGAAAAAGTTAAATGAGAAATTCCCACGGGGAGGAGCTTATGGTATTTTGGATCACAATCCTGAATTACTAGAGAAAT ATGAAACTGTAGCAAAAAAATATGCCAAAAAAGGATTGTTAGCTCCTATCAATATTCTCTGGACTCACCACTTCACTAAAGGAAACTTTGAAAATGCTAAAGAATTATGGAACAACTACTTGCAAGGATCTTCAAGAATAATGTTCCAAAGGGTAGTTCAAGTTGCTCGAAATCtccaaaatgaagaaataatcaaaaatctcaTTGAGCATCTGAAAACGAGTAATATTACGGAAGGTGCATTAGGAAACGTGTACAGTTGTTTGATAGACATCAAATATGCAAAGGGCCCAGCAAAAGAAGTTATTGAAATCTTTGAAAATGCTCTGAAAGATGTGAGTGTGGACCATATGAATAGAACAGCTGTCCTTAGggtaaaaaattgttttgatcaGCTAGGCAAAccattcaatcataaaattcctATCAAAAATAAGAACATAAACACTAGCAGTAGTTCAAGTAGTGAATCTGATAAGTGA
- the LOC123684715 gene encoding translation initiation factor eIF-2B subunit delta — protein sequence MDKKKLSKEEKVGSDGLTKKERRALKVQAKQTDDNKAELRINQKNKIQEEGSPEVKVKENICALGEAALSSSEKNDSLSEKQKRKLEWERKQKEQGNQINKGEKEDLSKAELRAKRREIQEVQRQAKIKAEAEKNKGSPKKKADENKVKDEQLTSKNDSLSRIPNSSVQESKNINLFNHLLASRFESNEEAYPAVVPDIHPAFINFGILYSTGDVLGSNDKTAKFLSAIKNLIYNLIVPPGEEFCRYLEVVLDKCVYFLQKRKHVSFSMLNSLKAFKVFLTQLDKTLSDDEKKESLSEYIDTYIQEQIITAGIAISLRVEEKISNNDEILVYGWSPVIFNILVETYKEHKKDFSVVIVDSRPSFEGDEMLKNISAVGIKHKYVMLHALSHVMPFVNTVLLEADALLTNGYLISKAGTAQIAMMAQAHSKPVLVCCETYKFTERVQTDGMMCNELGKLDLLLENRKHLNPVPKEEKSKPTLFNLLYDVTPSDLVTAVLTELAILPSSSVPVVLRIKPQEL from the exons ATGGATAAGAAGAAGTTAAGCAAAG aagaaaaaGTTGGTTCTGATGGATTAACCAAAAAAGAACGAAGAGCTTTGAAAGTACAAGCTAAACAGACTGATGATAACAAGGCAGAGTTAAGAattaatcagaaaaataaaattcaagaggaGGGTTCCCCAGAAGTGAAAGTAAAAGAGAACATATGTGCACTAGGAGAAGCTGCCCTCAGctcttcagaaaaaaatgatagtttaagtgaaaaacaaaaaaggaaGCTGGAGTGGGAAAGGAAACAGAAAGAACAAGGCAATCAGATCAATAAAGGCGAGAAGGAAGATTTATCTAAAGCAGAACTAAGAGCTAAAAGAAGGGAAATTCAAGAAGTACAAAGGCAGGCCAAAATTAAAGCTGAAGCTgagaaaaataagggtagtccTAAAAAAAAAGCAGATGAAAACAAAGTTAAAGACGAACAACTTACTTCAAAAAATGATTCTTTGAGTAGAATACCTAATTCTTCCGTTCAAGAATCTAAGAATATTAATTTGTTCAACCATCTTCTTGCCTCTAGATTTGAATCAAATGAGGAAGCATATCCAGCAGTTGTGCCTGATATTCATCCAGCTTTCATAAATTTTGGAATATTGTATTCTACTGGTGATGTACTTGGGTCTAATGATAAAAcagctaaatttctttcagctattaaaaatttgatttacAATTTAATAGTTCCCCCTGGGGAAGAATTCTGTAGATATCttgaagtagttcttgataagtGTGTATACTTCTTACAAAAACGTAAACATGTATCATTCTCAATGTTGAATTCTTTAAAGGCTTTCAAGGTTTTTCTAACTCAATTAGATAAGACCCTTTCTGATGATGAGAAAAAAGAATCTCTTTCAGAGTACATAGATACTTATATTCAAGAACAAATAATTACTGCTGGTATTGCCATTAGCTTGAGGgttgaggaaaaaatttcaaataatgatgaaatattggTTTATGGCTG GTCACCtgtaatattcaatatattgGTGGAAACTTATAAGGAACACAAAAAAGATTTTAGTGTTGTTATTGTTGATAGTAGACCGTCATTTGAAGGGgatgaaatgttgaaaaatatctCTGCTGTTGGAATTAAACATAAATATGTTATGCTTCATGCCTTGAGTCATGTGATGCCTTTTGTAAATACAGTATTATTAGAAGCTGATGCATTGTTGACTAATGGTTATCTCATATCAAAAGCAGGTACTGCCCAAATTGCTATGATGGCACAAGCACATAGTAAACCTGTTCTTGTTTGTTGTGAGACTTACAAGTTTACTGAGAGAGTACAAACTGATGGTATGATGTGCAATGAGCTTG gAAAATTAGATTTGCTTTTAGAGAACAGAAAGCACCTGAATCCTGTGCCTAAGGAAGAAAAAAGTAAACCAACCCTTTTCAATCTCTTGTATGATGTGACACCTTCAGATTTAGTAACTGCAGTTTTGACAGAGTTGGCCATATTACCATCTTCTAGTGTACCAGTTGTATTGAGAATAAAACCtcaagaactttaa